A DNA window from Coffea arabica cultivar ET-39 chromosome 6c, Coffea Arabica ET-39 HiFi, whole genome shotgun sequence contains the following coding sequences:
- the LOC140008186 gene encoding uncharacterized protein translates to MTDDDDLERIVTFSEENNNIRLHMRFESKQQLSRAIRMWSITHNREFRVVESKRNTWVAKCKSAIERSFTTAADSSEPPCDWCVRAVKKKTRIVANNQVGERSQLSGHVVHSIEDDPGYKVKNIVSDVKKVLKVDVSYKKAWYGRRKAIELVFGSWETNFAELPKYLDALVKSNQGTVIRWLHHSGSTDHVKTFKYVFWAFSPAIDAFHMCRPVICVDGTHLLGEYKGTDEGPSFQAIDARLESQITQVEEAIPV, encoded by the exons ATGACAGATGACGATGACTTGGAGCGCATTGTGACATTTAGTgaggaaaataataatataaggcTGCATATGAGGTTTGAGAGCAAACAACAGCTGAGCAGGGCTATTAGAATGTGGTCTATCACTCATAATAGGGAGTTCAGGGTTGTTgagagcaaaagaaataccTGGGTTGCCAAATGTAAATCCGCAATTGAAAGGAGCTTCACCACTGCAGCCGACTCATCGGAACCTCCATGCGACTGGTGTGTCCGAGCAGTGAAGAAAAAGACACGGATTGTGGCAAATAACCAGGTGGGTGAACGATCACAATTGTCTGG ACACGTTGTTCATAGCATTGAAGACGATCCTGGGTACAAAGTAAAGAATATAGTCAGTGATGTTAAAAAGGTGCTGAAGGTGGATGTTTCTTATAAAAAGGCTTGGTACGGCAGACGCAAAGCTATTGAACTTGTTTTTGGTTCTTGGGAAACAAATTTTGCCGAACTACCAAAATATCTTGACGCGCTTGTGAAGTCAAATCAGGGAACCGTTATCAGGTGGTTACACCATTCGGGTAGTACGGATCACGTGAAGACATTTAAGTATGTGTTCTGGGCCTTTTCACCGGCTATTGATGCATTTCACATGTGTCGGCCGGTAATATGTGTTGACGGCACTCATTTGCTTGGCGAATATAAGGGCACAGATGAAGGCCCAAGTTTCCAAGCTATTGATGCTAGACTTGAGTCACAGATTACTCAAGTCGAGGAGGCGATCCCAGTCTAG
- the LOC140008357 gene encoding 2-Cys peroxiredoxin BAS1, chloroplastic-like, with protein sequence MACSAASTALLSSSTSPNPPRPSISPKSFLSSQTLSTPSSFNTLRKSSSSLSSLSHVPCSFSSRSSFPNRRSFVVRASELPLVGNQAPDFEAEAVFDQEFIKVKLSEYIGKKYVVLFFYPLDFTFVCPTEITAFSDRYEEFRKLNTEVLGVSVDSVFSHLAWVQTERKAGGLGDLKYPLISDITRSISAAYNVLIPDQGIALRGLFIIDKEGVIQHATINNLAIGRSVDETLRTLQAVQFVQDNPDEVCPAGWKPGEKTMKPDPKLSKEFFAAI encoded by the exons ATGGCCTGCTCAGCGGCTTCAACAGCCTTGCTTTCATCATCAACATCCCCAAACCCCCCGAGGCCTTCCATTTCTCCCAAATCTTTTTTATCCTCTCAAACCCTATCCACTCCTTCCTCTTTCAATACCCTCCGTAAGTCCTCGTCCTCGCTCTCCTCCTTATCCCATGTCCCCTGCTCCTTCTCTTCCCGCTCTTCCTTCCCCAATCGCCGAAGTTTCGTTGTCCGAGCA AGTGAACTTCCACTAGTTGGAAATCAAGCACCAGACTTTGAGGCAGAGGCTGTTTTTGATCAAGAATTCATCAAG GTTAAACTCTCCGAGTATATTGGGAAGAAATATGTTGTCCTTTTTTTCTATCCACTGGATTTCACATTTGTTTGTCCAACTG AAATAACTGCCTTTAGTGACCGGTATGAAGAATTTCGGAAGTTGAATACAGAGGTACTTGGTGTTTCAGTAGACAGTGTG TTCTCGCATCTTGCATGGGTCCAGACAGAGAGAAAAGCTGGTGGATTAGGTGATTTGAAATATCCATTAATTTCTGATATCACCAGGTCAATCTCAGCAGCATATAATGTATTGATCCCAGATCAG GGAATTGCATTGAGAGGGCTTTTTATTATCGACAAGGAAGGAGTTATTCAACACGCAACCATTAACAACCTTGCAATTGGCAGGAGTGTTGACGAAACATTGAGAACACTGCAG GCAGTGCAATTTGTTCAGGACAACCCAGATGAAGTATGCCCTGCTGGATGGAAGCCTGGTGAGAAGACCATGAAGCCAGATCCCAAGCTCAGCAAAGAGTTCTTCGCAGCAATATAA